The following proteins are co-located in the Triticum aestivum cultivar Chinese Spring chromosome 1A, IWGSC CS RefSeq v2.1, whole genome shotgun sequence genome:
- the LOC123051470 gene encoding DNA-binding protein HEXBP isoform X2 yields MANACPNEGICRNCGKSGHIAKDCTAPPMLPGEVKLCNNCYKPGHIAVECTNEKACNNCRKSGHLARNCTNEPVCNLCHVAGHLARQCPKSDEINERGGPPPFRGSDALFRGGDALFRGGDAPFRGGDAPFRAGGGALFHGGYSDVVCRACNQVGHMSRDCMGGAFMICNNCGGRGHMAYECPSGRLLDRFPPRRY; encoded by the coding sequence ATGGCTAATGCCTGCCCGAATGAAGGGATATGCCGCAACTGTGGCAAATCAGGTCACATTGCAAAAGACTGCACTGCTCCGCCAATGCTGCCTGGAGAAGTGAAGCTCTGCAACAACTGCTACAAACCAGGGCACATTGCCGTGGAGTGCACCAATGAGAAGGCCTGCAACAACTGTAGGAAGAGTGGCCATCTTGCCCGTAACTGCACCAATGAGCCTGTTTGCAATCTCTGCCATGTTGCAGGGCATTTGGCCCGTCAATGCCCCAAATCCGACGAGATCAACGAGAGGGGTGGGCCTCCTCCCTTCCGTGGCAGCGATGCTCTGTTCCGTGGCGGCGATGCTCTGTTCCGTGGTGGCGATGCTCCCTTCCGCGGTGGTGATGCTCCCTTCCGTGCTGGCGGTGGTGCTCTCTTCCATGGTGGCTACAGTGACGTGGTCTGCCGGGCCTGCAACCAGGTTGGCCATATGAGCCGTGACTGCATGGGTGGTGCTTTCATGATCTGCAACAACTGCGGTGGCCGTGGTCATATGGCTTACGAGTGTCCATCTGGGAGGCTCctggaccggttccctccacgccGATACTGA
- the LOC123051470 gene encoding cellular nucleic acid-binding protein isoform X1, translated as MSSRSPPPRDRRMRTERTSYRDAPYRRDRDGRRGPSRSASDLCNNCKRPGHFARDCPNVSVCHACGLPGHIAAECSSKDLCWNCKEPGHMANACPNEGICRNCGKSGHIAKDCTAPPMLPGEVKLCNNCYKPGHIAVECTNEKACNNCRKSGHLARNCTNEPVCNLCHVAGHLARQCPKSDEINERGGPPPFRGSDALFRGGDALFRGGDAPFRGGDAPFRAGGGALFHGGYSDVVCRACNQVGHMSRDCMGGAFMICNNCGGRGHMAYECPSGRLLDRFPPRRY; from the exons ATGAGCAGCCGAAGCCCGCCGCCGAGGGACCGGAGGATGCGTACTGAACGCACCTCGTACCGTGACGCGCCATACCGGAGAGACAGGGACGGCCGCCGTGGTCCAAGCAG GTCTGCTAGTGATTTGTGCAACAACTGTAAGCGTCCAGGGCATTTTGCTAGAGATTGTCCAAATGTGTCTGTCTGCCATGCCTGTGGCCTTCCAGG GCACATTGCAGCTGAGTGTTCTTCCAAAGATCTCTGCTGGAACTGCAAAGAGCCTGGGCACATGGCTAATGCCTGCCCGAATGAAGGGATATGCCGCAACTGTGGCAAATCAGGTCACATTGCAAAAGACTGCACTGCTCCGCCAATGCTGCCTGGAGAAGTGAAGCTCTGCAACAACTGCTACAAACCAGGGCACATTGCCGTGGAGTGCACCAATGAGAAGGCCTGCAACAACTGTAGGAAGAGTGGCCATCTTGCCCGTAACTGCACCAATGAGCCTGTTTGCAATCTCTGCCATGTTGCAGGGCATTTGGCCCGTCAATGCCCCAAATCCGACGAGATCAACGAGAGGGGTGGGCCTCCTCCCTTCCGTGGCAGCGATGCTCTGTTCCGTGGCGGCGATGCTCTGTTCCGTGGTGGCGATGCTCCCTTCCGCGGTGGTGATGCTCCCTTCCGTGCTGGCGGTGGTGCTCTCTTCCATGGTGGCTACAGTGACGTGGTCTGCCGGGCCTGCAACCAGGTTGGCCATATGAGCCGTGACTGCATGGGTGGTGCTTTCATGATCTGCAACAACTGCGGTGGCCGTGGTCATATGGCTTACGAGTGTCCATCTGGGAGGCTCctggaccggttccctccacgccGATACTGA
- the LOC123051467 gene encoding very-long-chain aldehyde decarbonylase GL1-10 has product MLPWATAAEAEAALGRAMTAAEALWFRWTAEASDYYLYCLNILFLLVVFTLAPLPVALLELRAPRAVGPYKLQPRVRLSRAEFIKCYGDVMRIFFLVIGPLQLVSYPAVKMVGIHTGLPLPSLGEMAAQLLVYFLVEDYLNYWIHRLLHGEWGYEKIHRIHHEYTAPIGFAAPYAHWAEVLILGIPSFAGPAIAPGHMITFWLWIILRQMEAIDTHSGFDFPFSLTKYIPFYGGAEYHDYHHYVGGQSQSNFASVFTYCDYLYGTDRGYRFHKAYLAKLKDLAPSDGKKEGADGFAYAKLD; this is encoded by the exons ATGCTCccgtgggcgacggcggcggaggccgaggcggcgctggggcgcgCCATGACGGCCGCGGAGGCGCTCTGGTTCCGGTGGACCGCGGAGGCGTCCGACTACTACCTCTACTGCCtcaacatcctcttcctcctcgtcgtcttcacgCTCGCGCCGCTCCCCGTCGCGCTCCTCGAGCTCCGCGCGCCGCGGGCCGTCGGGCCGTACAAGCTGCAGCCCCGGGTGCGGCTCTCGCGGGCCGAGTTCATCAAGTGCTACGGCGACGTCATGCGcatcttcttcctcgtcatcgGCCCGCTCCAGCTCGTCTCCTACCCCGCCGTCAAG ATGGTGGGAATCCACACCGGACTGCCTCTGCCGTCTCTGGGGGAGATGGCGGCACAGCTGCTGGTCTACTTCCTGGTTGAGGACTACCTCAACTACTGGATCCACCGGCTGCTGCACGGTGAGTGGGGCTATGAGAAGATCCACCGGATCCACCATGAGTACACCGCGCCCATTGGCTTTGCCGCGCCATACGCACATTGGGCAGAGGTGCTCATACTTGGCATCCCCTCCTTCGCTGGGCCGGCCATTGCACCAGGCCACATGATAACATTCTGGCTCTGGATTATACTTCGTCAGATGGAAGCCATTGATACACACAGCGG TTTTGATTTCCCATTCAGCCTGACAAAGTATATTCCATTCTATGGAGGAGCAGAATACCATGATTATCATCACTACGTTGGAGGCCAAAGCCAGAGCAATTTTGCTTCCGTTTTCACGTACTGTGATTACCTATATGGGACCGACAGA GGTTACAGATTCCACAAGGCTTACTTAGCAAAG TTGAAGGATCTGGCACCAAGCGACGGCAAGAAAGAAGGTGCTGACGGATTCGCTTATGCAAAGTTGGATTAG